Part of the Mangifera indica cultivar Alphonso chromosome 4, CATAS_Mindica_2.1, whole genome shotgun sequence genome, GGGAAAGAGTGAGTATGGATGGAAAAAAAGAAGGCTAAATTTGTTAGACAACTTTATGAGAAGGTTATGTAACAcataaaaaagagaattaagtAATATGCAACTCAAGCTAATAAAGGGCGTAAGAAAGTGGTATTTGAGCTAGGTGATTGGGTTTCGATGCATATGTAGAAAATTTTTCCAATGCAAGGAAAATCTAAGTTGCAACTATGAGGAGATGCTTCATTCCAAATGAATGCATGAATCAATGACAATGCCTACAAGATAAACTTGCCTAGTGAGTACAATGTTAATGCGACATTTAATGTTTACGATCTTTCTCCTTTTGATGTAGGTGAAGATTTGTGGACAAATCATTCTAAGGAGAGGGTGAATGATGGAAATCAAGGTAGTAATTATGAAGAACAACAAGGTAGTTCCAATGATCCCTTTACACATTCATGGTGAACCAGTGACAAGGGCCAAAGCTAAGAGGATGAAAAAGCTCTAAATGGGCTAATCAAAGATACTTGAGCCAAGAGTCATGCACAACATGGGTTGGAACGCTTATAGGAGTCAAAATGGTTTAACAACATCATTCAAGTCCAAAAGCATCAAGATAGAGAGCAATTGGGCCAAAACACAAGGATGGCACTTGGTTTAGCTTGGGATGCACTATTTGGGTCTAGTTTGTTATGAGCCATGTGATTGGAGGCAACATTTATTACCTCCATACAGGGCTATGTGTGATGATTTTTAGGCCTTAGTTATACTAagttatgtataatttttatttatttcagctTATATTTCTTTTGCCCTAAAACCTTGTTTTAACTTAAGCCCATGTATGTAGATACTGAAGCCcattcatttgatattagattTTGGATTACTTATTTCCTAGTTGGTTTAAGATTATTGGTTGTGTAACCCTAAACTACAATGTTAGCCACTTTGATTATTGAATGAAACTTGTCTGTTTTTGTTCATTTGCAAACTCTTTGATCTTATCAAGTTAACACTTACAGGACCAAACTTAATTTCTCTTCCACTTTCTCAACATGCTCTTGGGAGTGGTGTTTTATACCTTTGGTTTGTAATTGTCTATATTTATTGAATCAAGATCTTAATAAATCtgttttaattctttttgtGGTTGTGATTCTAAACATTAACTGTGAGTGTCATATTAGTGTGCGTGGTTCACATCAAAATCTTGataatcaaactcaaaacaaTCAACTTAGATCATTacaactgaaattttaattagtttaaatttaattaattttcacaaaaaaaatgaaCCTGCTAAAACCTCCTATCCCGAAAGTGACCAGCCGAGGCAAGGCATATAGTCTcctttcatcataatcacatcTTCGTAATCCCAGATTCTCTTTTATCGTTTGTGTAGTGCACTGCAGCCCaacatgtgtgtatatatatatataaatataaatataaaactgaaaataaaaatatttgattcacGAGCTCCATGATTCCTGATTCAAACTCAACAGCAATGTTAGTGTGGGGCAAATCGATCACGTGCTAGTAGCGATCAACTCCAAGGTTGACCATATTACGGGTCCACTCAGTTTCTGGGATAGACTGATAAGATAAACCAATAACAATGACAGTCAATtcctgaattttaaaaaatatttagccAAAATAATGCGGCtgatatgatattattgaaAGGAGTCAATCAGCAGCAACgagataaattttcaaatacattTTATTCTCTCAGACTATAGCAATATGTTCATCGAAAGTAGCGGCAGCAAGCACATGAGATGTTTAAAATGTATCAACGAAGAAGTTTATTTGAGTACTCATCTAGAAttccttttattatatatatgatgacTTATTATATATAGAGTAGTACAAGTTGAAACGGGATATATAGCATCGAGTGTAATGCCCATGTTCACCCCTACCATGTAAGGCCTAGAGACCAAACCCTAAATACATAGAAGTGAAGAATCAGAGCAAATTATGAAGCTCTATTACATAAGTAAACTCCTAATTATGGCTGCTTCAGCACTATTATTGTCAGTTGAAGCCAACAGCGCCGATAAACGGTCGCTTAGATCATCAACCTCTCTGTGTAAGCTTCTAATATAGTCACAAGTCTCCTGTAGAATCTTAGAAGCTGATACCTGCATGCCCACAATATCATTAGTAACTAATAATCATGGATGTTCACTTAATTAATAAACCAAATGTgttgtattaaatttatatatgaggGAACATATTAAGTCCCACACGTCAACTTGTTgcaccacaaaaaaaaaaaaaaaaaaaatgaaggtgTGAGAACATTCAACTTATCTGCAATAACAAAAGGAGTCCACACAAAATTGAGTTACATGTTGGATAGAGAAAATACCAAGCTAGCTACCTTTTCTGAGCGCCGAGCCCGAATCTCAGGAATAAGCTGTTGCAGTTTTGAAACAAGATCACTGATCTGATCATCAGTGATCCTCGAAACTCCCGACTGTCTCGAACGTGACCTGCTGCTTGACATTCTTCGAgcaatgtttttatatatatgtgtaatgAAAGGAG contains:
- the LOC123215006 gene encoding transcription factor PRE6-like; translated protein: MSSSRSRSRQSGVSRITDDQISDLVSKLQQLIPEIRARRSEKVSASKILQETCDYIRSLHREVDDLSDRLSALLASTDNNSAEAAIIRSLLM